In Nitrosarchaeum koreense MY1, one genomic interval encodes:
- the bluB gene encoding 5,6-dimethylbenzimidazole synthase, translating into MTEDFTEEEKKGLYKAIYSRRDVRSHFTSRSIDDDILARILNAAHHAPSVGFSQPWNFILIKEMITKKKIKNSFEQEKSRSSKLIEEPKRSKYLSFKLEGILESPINLCVTYDPTKFGPFVIGRTSIPEAGLYSVCCAVQNLWLAARTEGIGLGWVSILSNDALKEVLELPEHVVPIAYLCLGYVDEFAQKPDLETAGWLPRLDLKDVVYFEKWQDTENTEWNQIQEMIKTNLDYA; encoded by the coding sequence TTGACAGAAGATTTTACAGAAGAGGAAAAAAAAGGCCTCTATAAGGCAATTTATTCTAGAAGAGATGTTAGATCACATTTTACATCAAGATCTATTGATGATGATATTTTAGCTAGAATTCTAAATGCAGCACATCATGCACCGTCTGTTGGTTTTTCTCAGCCATGGAATTTTATTTTGATAAAAGAAATGATTACAAAAAAGAAGATAAAAAATTCATTTGAACAAGAAAAAAGTCGTTCATCAAAATTAATTGAAGAGCCCAAAAGATCAAAATATCTTTCGTTTAAACTTGAAGGAATTTTAGAATCTCCTATTAATCTATGTGTAACATATGATCCAACTAAATTTGGTCCATTTGTGATTGGTAGAACAAGTATTCCTGAAGCAGGGTTATACAGTGTATGCTGTGCAGTTCAAAACTTATGGCTTGCTGCAAGAACTGAAGGAATTGGACTTGGATGGGTAAGCATTCTTTCAAATGATGCACTTAAGGAAGTTTTAGAATTACCAGAACATGTTGTTCCGATAGCATATCTATGTTTGGGATATGTAGATGAATTTGCACAAAAACCAGATCTTGAAACTGCAGGATGGCTTCCAAGACTTGATCTGAAGGATGTAGTATATTTTGAAAAATGGCAAGATACTGAGAATACAGAATGGAATCAAATTCAAGAGATGATCAAAACTAATCTTGATTACGCTTAA
- a CDS encoding nicotinamide-nucleotide adenylyltransferase translates to MNGLLIGRFQPFHLGHLDALHFALSKVDKLWVGLGSSNKSLDKNNPFSAEERKEMILSSIDDSMKQRIQIYFIPDLDNHIKWIELINTIVPKFDIIFTNDELTRHLYSKRNVTVLSIPFVKRNVLSGTNIRNMIISDQKWEDLVPEGTKHFLNKISGKQRLKNL, encoded by the coding sequence ATGAATGGATTACTAATAGGGAGATTTCAACCATTTCACTTAGGTCATTTAGATGCTTTACATTTTGCATTATCCAAAGTTGATAAATTATGGGTAGGATTAGGCAGTTCCAATAAATCTTTAGATAAAAACAATCCATTTTCTGCTGAAGAACGAAAAGAAATGATTTTATCTTCAATTGATGATTCTATGAAACAAAGAATCCAAATCTATTTCATTCCAGATCTGGATAATCACATTAAATGGATTGAACTTATCAATACAATAGTTCCAAAATTTGATATTATTTTTACTAATGATGAATTAACTAGACATCTTTATTCAAAACGTAATGTTACAGTACTGTCAATTCCATTTGTTAAAAGAAATGTTCTCTCCGGAACAAATATTCGAAATATGATAATATCCGATCAAAAATGGGAGGATCTTGTTCCTGAAGGAACTAAACATTTTTTGAATAAAATTAGTGGTAAACAACGATTGAAAAATCTCTAA
- the rtcA gene encoding RNA 3'-terminal phosphate cyclase has protein sequence MEFLKINGEFGEGGGQIIRTAITLSCITKRSVIIENIRKNRNVPGLRPQHLTAIKILQKICDADVEGAQIGSTSLKFIPGNVKSCNLIEDVGTAGSISLILQVLIPVAAICQKKINLTIKGGTDTLWSPTIDYTQYVLKEAYSRMGIKFSMKVIKRGYYPKGGGEINLEVLPSKVKSITLNQRKTRNVKLFCSFSNLPNELIKRNVESFEKKLIEKKFNVQSQINEEIAIDSGASLLIYSIDDESINGIDSIFDKKTEQFNLDLESFIKNNLGVDERLADMLVLPACLTNEMTIFRVKNISKHLETNLFVASKITGCKYGVGKLNDGFEIRIEGISYASI, from the coding sequence ATGGAATTTCTAAAAATTAATGGTGAATTTGGTGAGGGCGGAGGACAAATAATTCGCACTGCAATTACATTATCATGTATTACAAAACGATCTGTAATAATAGAAAATATAAGAAAAAATAGGAATGTTCCAGGATTAAGACCGCAACATCTTACAGCAATTAAAATTCTACAAAAAATTTGTGATGCAGATGTAGAAGGAGCACAAATAGGATCAACAAGTTTAAAATTCATTCCAGGAAATGTCAAAAGTTGTAATCTAATTGAAGATGTTGGAACTGCAGGAAGTATATCTCTCATACTACAAGTATTGATTCCAGTAGCTGCAATATGTCAAAAAAAAATAAATTTAACAATCAAAGGAGGTACAGATACTCTTTGGAGTCCTACAATTGATTATACTCAATATGTTTTGAAAGAAGCATATTCTAGAATGGGAATTAAATTTTCAATGAAAGTAATCAAACGTGGTTATTATCCTAAAGGTGGTGGAGAAATAAATTTGGAAGTTTTACCATCCAAAGTAAAATCAATTACACTAAATCAAAGAAAAACAAGAAATGTAAAATTATTTTGTTCATTTTCTAATTTACCAAATGAATTAATAAAAAGAAATGTGGAAAGTTTTGAAAAAAAATTAATTGAAAAAAAATTTAATGTTCAATCTCAAATTAATGAAGAAATTGCTATTGATTCAGGAGCATCTTTGTTGATTTATAGTATTGATGACGAATCAATAAATGGAATTGATTCAATTTTTGATAAAAAAACTGAACAATTTAATTTGGATCTAGAAAGTTTTATTAAAAATAATCTTGGTGTTGATGAACGACTAGCAGACATGCTTGTTTTACCAGCATGTCTTACTAACGAAATGACAATTTTTAGAGTTAAAAATATTTCAAAACATTTAGAGACAAATTTGTTTGTGGCTTCAAAAATAACTGGTTGTAAATATGGAGTAGGTAAACTAAATGATGGTTTTGAGATTAGAATTGAAGGTATTTCATACGCCAGCATCTAG
- a CDS encoding pyridoxal-phosphate-dependent aminotransferase family protein: MEYLSMLPGPTNVPDRVMRAMLAPIINHRSDDFVELYTDVVEKTQQVFQTKNDIVALSASGTGAVEASVINIVKKGDKIIIPVNGEFSGRLAELIEAQGAHVIKLQTPPGENATFDKIKEAFDNNKDVKAFYVVHNETSTGTMVNYLDRISDLTSRNDAMYVVDSVSILGGVNLPVDKWNIDVCMTGAQKAIAAPPGISPISISAKAKKYMIANPPPTMYFNLARYFKYYEESKHTPFTPALPLLYAYREALSIMLEEGLEHVFKRHKICSDALYSGLSAIGLTPFAKKEDRSISIIALNYLDGLEDKIFRDTLAEKFRVLVAGGFGNLKGKVFRVGCMGEVNKYHVMRTISAISSTLAMMGYDADAQAGLKTAEEKLKAL, translated from the coding sequence TTGGAATATTTGTCAATGCTTCCTGGTCCTACCAATGTACCTGATAGAGTTATGAGAGCAATGCTTGCTCCAATAATTAATCATAGAAGTGATGACTTTGTTGAATTATACACAGATGTAGTTGAAAAAACACAACAAGTTTTTCAAACTAAAAATGATATAGTTGCATTATCTGCCTCAGGAACTGGAGCAGTAGAAGCAAGCGTAATTAATATTGTCAAAAAAGGCGATAAAATCATAATTCCTGTAAATGGAGAATTTAGCGGTAGACTTGCAGAACTAATTGAAGCTCAAGGAGCTCATGTAATTAAACTTCAAACCCCTCCTGGAGAAAATGCAACTTTTGATAAAATAAAAGAAGCTTTTGATAATAACAAAGATGTCAAAGCATTCTATGTTGTTCATAATGAAACATCTACAGGAACAATGGTAAATTATCTTGATCGAATATCTGATTTAACATCACGTAACGATGCAATGTATGTTGTAGATTCTGTTTCTATACTTGGCGGTGTTAATCTTCCAGTTGATAAATGGAATATTGACGTATGTATGACTGGTGCACAAAAAGCAATCGCTGCACCTCCTGGGATTTCTCCAATATCTATTAGTGCTAAAGCCAAAAAATACATGATTGCTAACCCTCCACCTACAATGTATTTCAATTTAGCAAGGTATTTCAAATATTATGAAGAATCAAAACATACTCCATTTACTCCAGCATTGCCTTTACTTTATGCATATAGAGAAGCATTATCCATTATGTTAGAAGAAGGACTTGAACATGTATTCAAACGACATAAGATTTGTTCTGATGCACTATATTCTGGTTTAAGTGCAATAGGCCTAACACCATTTGCCAAAAAAGAAGACCGATCAATATCCATTATTGCATTAAATTATCTAGATGGTCTAGAAGACAAAATTTTCAGAGATACACTAGCTGAAAAATTCAGAGTGTTGGTAGCTGGAGGATTTGGAAATCTCAAAGGTAAAGTTTTCAGAGTAGGATGTATGGGAGAAGTTAACAAATATCATGTTATGAGAACAATATCTGCAATTTCATCAACATTGGCAATGATGGGTTATGATGCAGATGCCCAAGCAGGTCTCAAAACAGCTGAAGAAAAACTAAAAGCTCTCTAA
- a CDS encoding CopD family protein: MTPLEQAIIMWIHLLAAAIWVGGSLFIGIVFSPLLKTMYGSIEERLQIMIKVGKRFNKIAVPSLIILMGTGLYNSHVLLSKPDLLMATSYGNFLIIKIILVIALIITYIIHVRVIRKDVEEKIMSKQMSTQQIQKLRKKIIILGEITVILSVAILFFASLLDAGV; the protein is encoded by the coding sequence ATGACTCCATTAGAACAAGCAATAATTATGTGGATTCATCTTCTTGCAGCTGCAATCTGGGTGGGCGGTTCTCTTTTTATTGGAATTGTTTTTTCACCACTTCTAAAAACAATGTATGGTTCAATTGAAGAAAGATTACAAATTATGATTAAAGTTGGTAAGAGATTTAACAAAATTGCTGTACCGTCATTAATTATTTTAATGGGAACTGGATTATACAATTCACATGTATTGTTGAGTAAACCTGATCTGTTAATGGCAACAAGCTATGGTAATTTTCTTATTATAAAAATAATTTTAGTCATAGCATTGATCATTACATATATCATTCATGTTAGAGTAATTAGAAAAGATGTAGAAGAAAAAATAATGTCAAAACAAATGTCAACTCAACAAATTCAAAAACTAAGAAAAAAAATCATCATACTTGGAGAAATTACTGTAATCCTATCTGTAGCAATTCTATTTTTTGCATCATTACTAGATGCTGGCGTATGA